A section of the Rummeliibacillus pycnus genome encodes:
- a CDS encoding GyrI-like domain-containing protein has translation MFARFEEIEGFIVKGFAVKSGGRADIPAQWDILEQELEKLNLRPKITYGVCVSMGDEGLHYVAGLASNTVKGIHAPDQVLVSAGRYLVGVVEHGIEDIPASFEALLNVKGINFRHAPCFEKYHFYDEAEIHGIELWVPIA, from the coding sequence ATGTTCGCACGATTCGAAGAGATAGAAGGCTTTATTGTAAAGGGGTTCGCTGTAAAAAGTGGTGGTCGAGCAGACATTCCAGCTCAATGGGATATTCTTGAACAAGAACTAGAAAAGCTAAATCTTCGACCTAAAATTACGTATGGTGTTTGTGTATCCATGGGTGATGAAGGCTTGCATTATGTAGCCGGTTTAGCTTCTAATACAGTCAAAGGTATTCATGCCCCAGATCAAGTATTAGTCTCAGCAGGCCGTTATCTTGTAGGAGTCGTAGAGCATGGAATTGAAGACATTCCAGCAAGTTTTGAAGCATTATTAAATGTTAAAGGAATTAACTTTAGGCATGCACCATGCTTTGAAAAATATCACTTTTATGATGAAGCAGAAATTCACGGGATTGAACTTTGGGTACCAATTGCTTAA
- a CDS encoding APC family permease, translating into MKFSLKRMLIGRPLKSTELGEQKLNKTKALAILSSDALSSVAYGPEQILIVLMTLGAAAFWYSLPIAVFVIILLVALILSYRQVIFAYPHGGGAYVVSRENLGVNAGLVSGASLLVDYILTVAVSVSAGTDAITSAFPGLHAYSVEMSVLFVLILTVINLRGITESASVLAYPVYLFAASLLILIVVGVYRIVTGQVSPDLHASIGTPVAGISLFILLKAFASGSSALTGVEAISNAIPNFRDPAPNNASKTLMAMGLLLAILFSGIVFLAYYLGISPSPTETVVSQIAKENFGRTIFYFVIQGMTALILVLAANTGYSAFPLLAVNLSKDRYIPRMFQVRGDRLGYSNGIIFLGVFAVILIIITQGSTEKLIPLYAVGVFIPFTLAQTGMMVKWWKERPKGWIVKFSINTVGAFISFVVAMIFFITKFDHVWPVIIFLPTLIFVFHRINHHYKLVGEQLRVDKLNNVLPSIDGNVVLVPVGGISKVVEHSLSYAKLLNPEHLIAIYVGFDKEDLRTFEEKWTRRFPDVKLLTLYSPYRSLVSPLTKVVDKIEYKAKQENRQVSIVIPQFIPKKGWHNILHNQSSLLIRTTLLYRKDVVVITVPFHLSK; encoded by the coding sequence TTGAAGTTTTCGTTAAAACGAATGTTAATAGGTAGACCTTTAAAATCTACAGAATTAGGGGAACAAAAGCTCAATAAAACGAAAGCTCTAGCAATATTATCATCTGATGCTTTGTCTTCAGTAGCATATGGACCTGAGCAAATTTTAATCGTCTTAATGACTTTAGGGGCTGCAGCTTTTTGGTATTCGCTCCCAATTGCAGTTTTTGTTATCATCCTTTTAGTAGCTTTAATCCTTTCTTATAGACAAGTCATTTTCGCTTATCCGCATGGTGGTGGCGCTTATGTTGTTTCAAGGGAAAATTTAGGGGTCAATGCAGGTCTTGTTTCAGGTGCTTCACTGTTAGTTGATTATATTTTAACGGTGGCAGTTAGTGTTTCTGCAGGTACAGATGCAATTACATCGGCATTTCCTGGACTACATGCATATAGTGTAGAGATGTCAGTTCTATTTGTACTGATCTTAACCGTTATCAATTTACGTGGAATAACTGAATCTGCATCTGTTTTAGCTTATCCAGTGTATCTTTTTGCGGCATCTTTACTAATCTTAATTGTTGTTGGGGTCTATAGAATTGTTACCGGTCAAGTTTCTCCAGACCTTCATGCTTCAATTGGTACACCAGTTGCAGGAATTAGTTTATTTATTTTGTTAAAAGCTTTTGCTTCTGGGAGTTCTGCATTAACTGGGGTAGAAGCGATTTCTAATGCAATTCCTAATTTTAGAGATCCAGCACCAAACAATGCCTCAAAAACATTGATGGCAATGGGATTACTATTGGCAATTCTTTTTTCAGGAATCGTTTTTCTTGCATATTATTTAGGAATTAGCCCAAGTCCAACAGAAACTGTTGTATCACAAATTGCAAAAGAAAACTTCGGGCGTACTATTTTTTACTTTGTTATTCAGGGAATGACAGCACTTATTTTAGTGCTTGCTGCTAATACGGGGTATTCTGCATTTCCATTACTTGCAGTAAATCTTTCGAAGGATAGATATATTCCTAGAATGTTCCAAGTCCGAGGTGATCGTTTAGGCTATTCAAATGGGATCATTTTTTTAGGTGTATTTGCTGTTATTCTTATCATAATAACACAAGGTTCGACAGAAAAATTAATTCCTTTGTATGCTGTTGGTGTATTTATCCCATTTACACTAGCTCAAACAGGTATGATGGTGAAATGGTGGAAAGAAAGACCAAAGGGTTGGATCGTTAAGTTTTCTATTAATACAGTAGGAGCATTTATATCTTTTGTTGTAGCCATGATTTTCTTTATCACAAAATTTGACCATGTGTGGCCAGTTATTATCTTTTTACCAACTTTAATTTTCGTGTTTCATCGTATTAATCATCACTATAAACTGGTTGGTGAGCAATTACGAGTTGATAAATTGAATAATGTACTTCCTTCTATCGATGGCAATGTTGTGTTAGTCCCTGTTGGAGGAATTAGCAAGGTAGTGGAACATTCGCTAAGTTATGCGAAGTTATTAAATCCAGAACATCTAATCGCAATCTATGTAGGATTCGATAAAGAAGATTTACGTACATTTGAAGAGAAATGGACTCGTAGATTTCCAGATGTAAAGCTGTTAACGTTGTATTCACCATATCGTAGCTTAGTTTCACCACTTACGAAAGTGGTCGATAAAATTGAATACAAAGCAAAACAAGAAAATCGCCAAGTATCAATTGTTATTCCTCAATTTATACCGAAAAAAGGTTGGCATAATATCTTGCATAACCAATCAAGTTTGCTAATTAGAACAACACTTTTATACAGAAAAGATGTAGTCGTTATTACAGTGCCATTCCATTTATCAAAATAA
- a CDS encoding tyrosine-protein phosphatase — MNNKSKMIVNPFEKVMNFRDMGGYQTEDGRRVKKGILYRSGDLSKMTENDKAVFEKLGIRTIFDYRDHGEAKAKPDPEFSNVVNIRIPAKGNVGFEMPTVTLKDINNRELLKNINADIFNKMYSQMAFNNPSYKKLMEIIQEPDQLGLLHHCAAGKDRTGVGGALILLTLGISRATILVDYLLTNDYMKPMRDAMIPILSQHLNEQEMQQFGDIMSAKESYLQAVFNAIDQNYGDTDRFLEAEFGLDFSKRQRLQRYYLE, encoded by the coding sequence TTGAACAATAAGAGTAAGATGATCGTTAATCCATTTGAAAAGGTGATGAACTTTAGAGATATGGGTGGCTATCAAACAGAGGATGGAAGACGTGTTAAGAAGGGTATTTTATATCGTTCGGGTGATTTGTCCAAAATGACAGAAAATGATAAAGCTGTATTTGAGAAGCTTGGTATTCGGACCATTTTCGATTATCGAGATCATGGAGAAGCCAAAGCAAAACCAGATCCTGAATTCTCTAATGTGGTGAATATTCGCATTCCAGCTAAAGGGAATGTGGGATTTGAAATGCCAACAGTGACTTTAAAAGATATAAATAATCGAGAATTGCTAAAAAATATTAACGCAGATATTTTCAATAAAATGTACAGCCAAATGGCTTTCAATAATCCATCTTATAAAAAGTTAATGGAGATTATTCAAGAACCAGATCAATTAGGGTTACTTCATCATTGTGCTGCTGGAAAGGATCGTACAGGTGTCGGAGGAGCATTAATATTACTGACATTAGGAATTTCGCGTGCTACCATACTAGTGGATTATTTATTGACCAATGATTATATGAAGCCGATGAGAGATGCAATGATTCCAATTTTGTCTCAACATTTAAACGAACAAGAAATGCAACAGTTCGGGGATATTATGAGTGCTAAGGAAAGCTATCTACAAGCAGTCTTTAACGCAATCGATCAAAATTACGGGGATACTGATCGTTTTTTAGAAGCTGAATTTGGGTTAGATTTCTCAAAACGCCAACGATTACAGCGATATTATTTAGAATAA